A genomic region of Melopsittacus undulatus isolate bMelUnd1 chromosome 5, bMelUnd1.mat.Z, whole genome shotgun sequence contains the following coding sequences:
- the CDKN1B gene encoding cyclin-dependent kinase inhibitor 1B isoform X2, giving the protein MSNVRISNGSPTLERMEARQSEYPKPSACRNLFGPVNHEELNRDLKKHRQEMEEACQRKWNFDFQNHKPLEGRYEWQAVEKGSSPDFYFRPPRLLKAVCKSAGRQSLDVNGNCQTVVFVGSQGISEDTHCVGQKTDVSENQTDFAEQCTGQRKRPATDDSSPQNKRANTTEEGVSKASPSANSVEQTPKKSTPRRHQT; this is encoded by the exons ATGTCAAACGTCCGTATTTCTAATGGGAGCCCTACGCTGGAGCGCATGGAAGCCAGGCAATCGGAGTACCCGAAGCCGTCAGCTTGCAGGAACCTCTTCGGGCCGGTGAATCACGAAGAGTTAAACAGGGACTTGAAGAAGCATCggcaggagatggaggaggcATGCCAGAGGAAGTGGAATTTCGATTTCCAGAATCACAAGCCGCTGGAAGGCAGGTACGAGTGGCAAGCCGTGGAGAAGGGGAGCTCGCCCGACTTCTACTTCAGACCCCCCAGGCTACTGAAAGCTGTCTGCAAGTCCGCCGGCCGCCAGAGCTTGGATGTAAACGGGAATTGCCAGACCGTGGTTTTTGTCGGTTCTCAGGGAATCTCAGAGGACACTCACTGTGTAGGTCAAAAGACTgatgtttctgaaaatcagaCGGACTTTGCAGAGCAGTGCACTGGGCAGAGGAAAAGACCTGCCACCGATG ATTCCTCTCCTCAAAATAAAAGAGCCAACACAACAGAAGAAGGGGTTTCAAAAGCCTCCCCCAGTGCCAATTCAGTGGAGCAAACACCCAAGAAATCAACCCCGAGAAGACATCAAACGTAA
- the CDKN1B gene encoding cyclin-dependent kinase inhibitor 1B isoform X1 produces the protein MSNVRISNGSPTLERMEARQSEYPKPSACRNLFGPVNHEELNRDLKKHRQEMEEACQRKWNFDFQNHKPLEGRYEWQAVEKGSSPDFYFRPPRLLKAVCKSAGRQSLDVNGNCQTVVFVGSQGISEDTHCVGQKTDVSENQTDFAEQCTGQRKRPATDGNVPLPARAPPLFSACPAAVSAGAPGPLARATRGLDRRGLCPAGHRLREPPCPPPPLACESPDSSPQNKRANTTEEGVSKASPSANSVEQTPKKSTPRRHQT, from the exons ATGTCAAACGTCCGTATTTCTAATGGGAGCCCTACGCTGGAGCGCATGGAAGCCAGGCAATCGGAGTACCCGAAGCCGTCAGCTTGCAGGAACCTCTTCGGGCCGGTGAATCACGAAGAGTTAAACAGGGACTTGAAGAAGCATCggcaggagatggaggaggcATGCCAGAGGAAGTGGAATTTCGATTTCCAGAATCACAAGCCGCTGGAAGGCAGGTACGAGTGGCAAGCCGTGGAGAAGGGGAGCTCGCCCGACTTCTACTTCAGACCCCCCAGGCTACTGAAAGCTGTCTGCAAGTCCGCCGGCCGCCAGAGCTTGGATGTAAACGGGAATTGCCAGACCGTGGTTTTTGTCGGTTCTCAGGGAATCTCAGAGGACACTCACTGTGTAGGTCAAAAGACTgatgtttctgaaaatcagaCGGACTTTGCAGAGCAGTGCACTGGGCAGAGGAAAAGACCTGCCACCGATGGTAACGTACCCCTCCCTGCGAGAGCGCCACCGCTTTTCTCCGCCTGCCCGGCTGCTGTCAGCGCCGGGGCTCCCGGCCCCCTCGCCCGTGCCACGCGTGGTCTGGACCGCCGTGGGCTGTGTCCCGCTGGGCACCGGCTTCGTGAGCCCCCATGTCCCCCGCCTCCTCTCGCCTGTGAAAGCCCAG ATTCCTCTCCTCAAAATAAAAGAGCCAACACAACAGAAGAAGGGGTTTCAAAAGCCTCCCCCAGTGCCAATTCAGTGGAGCAAACACCCAAGAAATCAACCCCGAGAAGACATCAAACGTAA